The following proteins are co-located in the Mycolicibacterium goodii genome:
- a CDS encoding enoyl-CoA hydratase/isomerase family protein, which translates to MTESVGVAVADYVAVVELRRPPHNFFDEQLLTELADVVTGFDDSGDVRAIVLCSEGRNFCAGADLRGMGPGGIRRVYRQAARLFSGRKPIVAALHGRAVGGGLGLAMAADFRVAAPDALLTANFAKLGFHHGFALSVTLPAAVGQQRALDLLYTGRVVSGTDALELRLCDQVSEDPRAQAIDYAAEIAASAPLAVPAIRATMRRSLVSEAVAALDLEAAAQASLLESKDFEEGIAASIGKRPPVFTGS; encoded by the coding sequence GTGACCGAGTCGGTTGGGGTCGCGGTCGCCGACTACGTTGCGGTGGTAGAGCTCCGACGACCACCGCACAACTTCTTCGACGAACAGTTGCTCACCGAACTGGCGGATGTGGTGACCGGTTTCGACGATTCCGGCGACGTGCGGGCGATCGTGCTGTGTTCGGAGGGACGAAACTTCTGCGCAGGCGCGGACCTGCGCGGGATGGGGCCCGGCGGCATCCGGCGGGTGTACCGGCAGGCCGCCCGGCTCTTCTCCGGGCGCAAGCCCATCGTCGCCGCGCTGCACGGCCGTGCGGTCGGAGGCGGTCTGGGCCTGGCGATGGCCGCAGACTTCCGGGTAGCCGCACCCGATGCGCTACTGACCGCGAATTTCGCCAAGTTGGGTTTTCATCACGGCTTCGCGCTTTCGGTGACCTTGCCGGCCGCCGTCGGGCAGCAACGAGCACTGGATCTGCTTTACACGGGCCGCGTTGTCAGCGGCACCGATGCGCTCGAACTTCGCCTGTGCGACCAGGTTTCCGAAGATCCGCGAGCCCAGGCGATCGACTATGCCGCGGAGATCGCGGCATCGGCTCCGCTCGCCGTACCGGCGATCAGGGCGACGATGCGGCGATCGCTCGTTTCCGAGGCCGTCGCAGCGCTGGATCTGGAGGCGGCGGCTCAGGCGTCGCTGCTGGAGTCCAAGGACTTCGAGGAAGGCATTGCGGCTTCGATCGGCAAGCGTCCCCCGGTGTTCACCGGCTCCTGA
- a CDS encoding MBL fold metallo-hydrolase, with amino-acid sequence MRCTTPHARRWPAKSFIATSSTANPTSPTPPRTTSGSPAMSTGPYRSIADIPQAAAARNRRVDTDPVVLHARLGVAPDDVDHVVLSHLHFGHIGNVGLFPNARFAIARPEFDFWTGCFADLGASRGRFDRMRCAQ; translated from the coding sequence ATGCGCTGCACTACACCTCACGCCCGACGATGGCCAGCGAAAAGTTTTATAGCTACGAGCTCTACGGCGAACCCGACAAGCCCAACACCACCGCGTACTACTTCTGGCTCGCCCGCAATGTCGACCGGACCGTATCGGTCGATTGCGGATATCCCCCAGGCCGCCGCAGCCCGCAACCGGCGGGTGGATACCGATCCCGTGGTATTACACGCCCGCCTCGGGGTTGCCCCCGATGACGTTGACCACGTCGTGCTTTCACATTTGCACTTCGGCCACATCGGGAATGTCGGCCTGTTCCCGAACGCGAGATTCGCGATTGCTCGGCCCGAGTTCGACTTCTGGACAGGATGTTTCGCCGATCTGGGTGCATCGCGTGGCAGATTCGACCGGATGAGGTGCGCGCAGTGA
- a CDS encoding N-acyl homoserine lactonase family protein, which yields MPLTITALPVGRAFGLQRPAITYQRGWGETIDIPLIMFVIDGGPDGPIVVDTGADADRAEEFHRLRVEQSDAERPDAAVRSLGIEPEDVRIVVNTHLHWDHSSYNHLFPNAEIIIQQAELDFARSPVTWHRRPFEALEGLKAAWMQAEDQIRPVDGDVRLAPGISVVTLPGHTPGSQGVLVEAASTRYLIAGDCVYLYENWEGDAEARHIPVGLYTDLVAYERSLQRIEGFDCEVIPSHDQRVLERRVFA from the coding sequence ATGCCGCTGACCATCACCGCCCTGCCAGTCGGGCGGGCCTTCGGCCTACAACGACCGGCCATCACCTACCAGCGCGGTTGGGGCGAGACGATCGACATTCCGCTCATCATGTTCGTGATCGATGGCGGGCCGGACGGGCCGATCGTGGTCGATACCGGTGCCGACGCCGATCGCGCCGAGGAGTTCCACAGACTGAGGGTCGAGCAGAGCGACGCCGAGCGACCCGACGCCGCTGTGCGGAGTCTGGGTATCGAACCCGAGGATGTGCGAATCGTCGTCAACACCCACCTCCATTGGGACCACAGTTCCTACAACCACCTGTTCCCCAACGCCGAGATCATCATTCAGCAGGCCGAACTCGACTTCGCCCGATCGCCGGTCACCTGGCACAGACGTCCATTCGAGGCACTGGAGGGCCTCAAGGCCGCGTGGATGCAGGCCGAAGATCAAATCCGGCCAGTCGACGGCGACGTCAGGCTCGCACCAGGGATCTCGGTGGTGACGCTCCCGGGCCACACCCCCGGCTCCCAGGGCGTACTCGTCGAGGCCGCCTCCACGCGATACCTGATCGCCGGTGACTGCGTGTATCTGTACGAGAACTGGGAAGGCGACGCGGAGGCCCGGCACATCCCTGTGGGCCTTTACACCGATCTCGTCGCCTACGAGCGCAGTCTGCAGCGCATCGAGGGCTTCGACTGTGAAGTTATCCCCAGCCACGACCAACGGGTACTCGAACGGCGCGTCTTCGCATAA